A region of the Vigna unguiculata cultivar IT97K-499-35 chromosome 9, ASM411807v1, whole genome shotgun sequence genome:
TGCCCTTTACAATttctaaacattaaaaatatataacatgcCTATAAAGTGTTTTATGAAGATGTGAGGGTTAGTTTGTTACTCTACTGCATTTTTTTTCTGCCAATTACAACAATTTCACAATTTATACCCGTGAAGAGTAATTTTATCCTCATTATCGATTTTgctaaaaatatgtttaaatatatatttactttttataattttttggttttgataattaatagatataagttttttttaagttattgtAAGATCTATTTTTGatttaatatgtttattatgTTTCATGGAATCTTTGAAACCTAAATATTATAATCTACGGGATTTGTTCTCTGCAGTTATAGattcagagaaaaaaaaaagaggaatcATTAACCCATGGTCCACTTAAAAATAGTTGAAAGTTTAACATGGTAATTGagaattttaaatctaacttaaccctaaaaaaatcgacttgtaaaatgaaatttatacctcacttatatattataaaattggcTTATCACTAGTCGGGGTGCGACTTCCAACGTAAACACAAGGAATAACATCAATCTCGACAGTAAGCCAGTTGTTCCAATcttcaaaaatatcattaattttgAGATGTTCATTGTATTGTAAGAGTTCACTCATTGTTGCTTGATATTTCGTGAATACTTATGATATTTAATATGCTGACAGTGTATCTGTTGGGGAATTTTGAGTATGCTTCATGTCACTTTGGTAAATAAAGTATGTGTTGAACTACCCTAAATActctcattttatatatattcattatcgttgataaaaagaaaatatttaagaaataaatcataggaactaaaacaaaattcatataGGACAAGGAAATACGTAAACGGAAAGAATTTAGATCGATATAAAGTTGATACATGAAGAACAAAATGGTTGAAATAGTAATTAAGAAAGAACAACCAAAGTGGAACATATATAGTAATATCTCAAAATTCAACAGCATCATAGTAAACTTTTCTGCACGAGTATAAAGCCCAtgtgaaaaggaaaaaccaTAAAACAAGAACTGTCTTGAAATTTAGTGTTCGTGCATGTCATGGCCTACGAAAAGCAGAGGTGATGTTAAGGAAAATGTCTTCTGTGCATGGAATGGTAAGGCCACCCATTGGATGATTGAATCCAAATTCTTCCTCTACGATGCTCAACAGTTGCTGAAATGAGGGTTGATTCAACACTGACACTGGAATCACAAATCTCTTCTTTTTACCCTCTCCTACGTACACAGCAAAGTGCCCTTTAGGCACATCGAGTGATGTTGCAGCTGCAATAGATCGACGAAGAATGTATTTTGCACTCAGAACACAAGGCAAACGAATAGCCATTACAGTATTATAGTGTTTGTTAGAAGTTCAAAGTGTTTTTCACAATTGGGTTGGGTGAAAAATGTTTAGGATATTCTTGTGTATTTATAGACGAAGGTGCGAGGAAGAATCAGCTCTGAAGGTGGAGAATAACGTGGGACACATGTATTCAAAACATCATGCAGTGTGTTCTCAAACCTGGGGGCAAAAAGGTGTTCATGACCTTCACTGCTCATTTATTGAAGGCGATGCTTTTTATGCTTTATTTGAATGGACTCATGAAAAATAAGAGTGTTTTAaacagaagaaaataataaaaatttatattatttatattacctaaaagaaaataacacatgaaggaaatatttttgtaaaatcttGTTATTGCAAAATATGTTAtctgaaattgtaaaaataccaccgcgccattatatgttTCAGTTCCTGGACAACCAAAACATATAAGACGAGGTAAAAATCAAGATCTGACTAgtgtttatttttgtcattattaATACATCATTTTTGATTTGGATATTACAACAAATATGATTGTTGAGTTGTTACAACAAGatattcataataaattatGGAATTTTAAGATCATTCTTTTTTCACAGTTATAAAGAGGTGGTCTTGTATTCTTCAAAAAGAAGACGATTCAATTCatatctctttttctttacGGTTTCTTTTCATCTCTTCTCCTTTATATCTTTCCTTTATTATCCTAAATTATTCATagtcttttaaataatttatcttacCAATTTCTATCATGTTCAAGATATATCCGAAACTTTTTTGTTATAccctaaaatatttgtacatgCACTATAGGATCGTTTGAATACGcctaaaaaatttacatatcTGTGTTCCCATATTATTTTGACtacaaatatgtgaaaaatttGTAGTAATTGGTAGAGAAATTTAGGTGGATAAGAAAATGCATTGGTTAGATTAGATCCACATTTGATTTCCCTGAAATATGATGTAATTGGTACATTAACAACATACACTGATCTGTACTCCTTTAATGAAAGTACACTGATTGGAGGGTGAAAGccattgatttgatatttgTTGACAAGATGGTATAAAAAGGCCATAGATCATAGATGAAATTTGATTAGATTGTACGATGAAAATGCGATTGGTTAGATCCATATTTCGCCCGCAAAAACCATCTGCATATTTATCTGCCGTGCAACACTTGTACTCATTATACTCATCTAATCACAATTCACCTCCACTAATTCCTATTCCGATTCCCTCATCAATTATTTTCTTGTCACCATCCAAACCTTACCTacattattcaaatttaattcaC
Encoded here:
- the LOC114164338 gene encoding auxin-responsive protein SAUR20-like, which gives rise to MAIRLPCVLSAKYILRRSIAAATSLDVPKGHFAVYVGEGKKKRFVIPVSVLNQPSFQQLLSIVEEEFGFNHPMGGLTIPCTEDIFLNITSAFRRP